The following nucleotide sequence is from uncultured Fretibacterium sp..
CCGCCGACGTCATCTCCCTGGAGGCGGCAGCCTGTTCCTCGGAGATCGCCGCGATGTTCTGGATGGCCTCATTCAAGCGTGCTATGGCGTCCATGGCGCCGTTCAGCCTCTGCTGCGTAGCCTCCGCCGTCGCCGAGGTCTCGACCAACAGCTTCTCCGTCTCCTCGGTTGACTCAATGGAGCTCTCGGAGTGCCTTTGAAGGCCTGAGATCAGCTTCTCGATCTCCTGAGCCGCATGCCCCGATTCCTCGGCCAGCTTACGCACCTCCTCGGCGACGACGGCAAACCCCCGCCCGGCATCCCCGGCCCGTGCGGCTTCGATGGCTGCGTTCAGCGCCAGAAGATTGGTCTGATCGGCAATGGAGGTGATCGTGGTCACGAAGGAGGATATCACGTCGACGGATTGCCCGAGCTCCCGAATCTGGACGATATTCCAGCTGGACTTCTCCTTGGCTTCCTTCATCCTTGAGACAACAGCCCCAACCTCGTCGACGGCACTCTTGGAGACGTCCGCTACCCGGGAGGCCTGTTCGGCGCTCTCGGTGGCGCTTTGTGCACTGGACTGGGCACTGTCGGCAATCTCTCCGATGGACGCATGGGTCTGCTCCGTCGCGGAGGATGCAGAGGCGACGACATCGTTGACACGCTCGATGGAAGCGGCGACCTCCTCCATCGAGGCGAGGGTCTCCTCGGATAGGGCCGCCAGGGTGTCCGCCTGCCTGGAGGTCTCGTCAGCCTCGGCCCGGATATTGCGGAGCGTCTCGGAGACGGAGCAGAGCATCGCGTTGAGCTCCCGGGACATGACGGCCAGCTCGTCGCGCCCGGATTCGTTGAAGCGGACGGTCAGGTCTCCCTTGCCCAAGTTGGCGGTGGCAGCACTCATACCCTTGAGGGAACGGGAAAGGCTGCGCATGATGGCGAAGATGAGGAAGCCGATGACCAAGAGCGCCACTACGGCGATGACGACGAGGAAGATTGTCAGGCCGTGCACCATTGCCTCGATCACCGAGATCGGGAAGAAGACGATGAAGAAAAAGTCATGACCGGCAGGAGCGTAGAAAACACGTCGTTTCTCTCTATTGTGGAGATAATCGGCGAAGCCCGTCTCTCCATTGAGGGCTTTTGCCACAAAAGCGTGCACGGACGTGTCGAACTCTCGCCCGTTCAGAAGATTGGCCTTCAAAACGTAATCTTTGTTGGTATAGGCGATGAGCGTGCCGTCCTTATGTACCAGTGCGCCGGCCCCCTGTCCAAAGACCTTCTGTCCGACCACAAAGGCACTCAATTTGTCGAGCTCGACCTCGATAGTCGCCACGCCGATCAGCTTGTTGTCGTCGTCGTATACGGCCTTGGTCACCGCAAGCACGAGTTTTCCCGATGCCGCCTCGATGTAGGGCGCCGTAAATTTGGTGGTCCCACGATCGGCCACGGCCTGCTGATACCAGCCCCGCGCCCGGGCATCGTATCCTGCGGGAGCCACCCACTTGCCCTCCGAGCTCGCGATGGCGAGCAGTCCCGTGGACTCCAGAGCCAGATACAGGTTGAGAATGTTCTTGTCCTCGATGTTCTTGAGCATCTTTTCGCAGATCGCCTCGGCGTTCTTCGCCCCGAGCTCGGGATTTGCCGCATCAATGTAGGACTGGCGCATTGCGGTCGCGGCAATGTTCACGGTCATGATATAACGGTCGAGCTGATCCTGGACTATGTTCGCCGCATTTACGGCAATCTCGGTGCCGGAGCTCTTCAGAAAATTATCGAGCATGGTTCCCGACAGGACATAAGTGACACCGGTCATCAACAGAATGACCAGAAAGATGACCCCTGCGATCAAACGCAGCTTCCCTCGGATTGTCATAGAAAACCCTCTTTCCATTATGATTATGAGAAATGTGAAGGGCCCGACTCCTTTACCGATCTGTCTTGCCTTTCAAAAGACACTTCAGGAAGCGCTGATTAAAACAAAAATGCATATTTTTTCAAACATATTTTTTCAAAGGGGAATATGCAAAACATCTGTAGGCAAAAATCTTCCGCGCTTCCCTAAAAATTAACATGGGGGCTTTGATAGAGAACCTAAGCGACCAACACAACTCGCATACGCTCGTTGGTTGTCTGCTTACGCCCCCAACCCCCCACGCCGCTATCCCGAGACTGATCGGCCCGCAAGCGAAGCGAGCGGCTGCCGGAAGGCTCCCCTCCGGGGATAGCGGCGGCCCCTGCAAGTTCTGCCCATCAACAAGCAAGCTGGGGTACCACC
It contains:
- a CDS encoding methyl-accepting chemotaxis protein; this translates as MTIRGKLRLIAGVIFLVILLMTGVTYVLSGTMLDNFLKSSGTEIAVNAANIVQDQLDRYIMTVNIAATAMRQSYIDAANPELGAKNAEAICEKMLKNIEDKNILNLYLALESTGLLAIASSEGKWVAPAGYDARARGWYQQAVADRGTTKFTAPYIEAASGKLVLAVTKAVYDDDNKLIGVATIEVELDKLSAFVVGQKVFGQGAGALVHKDGTLIAYTNKDYVLKANLLNGREFDTSVHAFVAKALNGETGFADYLHNREKRRVFYAPAGHDFFFIVFFPISVIEAMVHGLTIFLVVIAVVALLVIGFLIFAIMRSLSRSLKGMSAATANLGKGDLTVRFNESGRDELAVMSRELNAMLCSVSETLRNIRAEADETSRQADTLAALSEETLASMEEVAASIERVNDVVASASSATEQTHASIGEIADSAQSSAQSATESAEQASRVADVSKSAVDEVGAVVSRMKEAKEKSSWNIVQIRELGQSVDVISSFVTTITSIADQTNLLALNAAIEAARAGDAGRGFAVVAEEVRKLAEESGHAAQEIEKLISGLQRHSESSIESTEETEKLLVETSATAEATQQRLNGAMDAIARLNEAIQNIAAISEEQAAASREMTSAVQHVTDANHNVVEATHSIQTASHETTSAAESIAGAAQSLAATAEKLQGFIGSFILDDRGGIVPKKQ